The Archangium primigenium genomic interval GCTGGCCAACAAGCTGGACGCCATGTTCTCCGCGTCCCGGGACTACGACGTGGGCTGCTACGGCGGCGTCATCCACGAGATGCTCGAGGCCTATGACGTGAACATGGGCCAGTACGGCCACTCCAACCAGCCCGTGCACCACAGCCTCTACATGTACAACTACGCGGGCACGCCGTGGCGCACCCAGCAGCGCGTGCGCGACGTGCTCAACACCCAGTACGACGCGGGCCTGGGCACGGGCGATGGCTACCGGGGCGACGAGGACAACGGCGAGCTGTCCGCCTGGTATCTCTTCAGCGCCATGGGCTTCTACCCGGTGAGCATGGGCCGGCCCGAGTACGCCGTGGGCGCGCCCTTCTTCCCGAAGATGACGGTGCACCTGGAGAACGGCAAGGACATCGTCATCACCGCGCCCAACGTCAGCGACACCAACCGCTACGTCCAGAGCGCCACCGTCAACGGCATGGTCTCCACGCGCAACTTCCTGCCCCACACGTCCCTGGCCAACGGCGCCACGCTGAGCTTCACCATGGGCGCGTCCGCGTCCACGTGGGGCTCGGGCGCCACGGACGTGCCCGTCTCCCAGACCTCGGGCAGCGCCGTCGCCCAGCCGCTCGTCGACGTCGCCTCCACGGGGACCGTGTCCGCCAGCGGGGAGAACTCGGCCAGTGGCGAGGGCATCGTCGAGGCGTTCGACAACAACTCGCGCACCAAGTGGCTCGCCTTCCAGAACACGCCGTGGATCGCCATCCACCTGCCCGCGGCCAAGACGGTGAAGCTGTACACCCTGACGTCCGGCAATGACTTCCCCGGCCGCGACCCGAAGAGCTGGACGCTCCAGGGCTCCAACAACGGCACCACCTGGACCACCCTGGACACGCGCACCGGACAGGACTTCCCGTGGCGCTACCAGACCCGCGCGTTCGCGATCACCAACACCCTGTCCTACTCGCAGTACCGCCTCCAGGTCACCGAGAACCACGGCGACGTGAACACGCAACTGGCGGAGTGGGAGCTGCTCGGCCGGTAGTGGGCGGTCCCGGGGCTCCGGTGCCGCGTCGTGTCAGACGGCGCCGGAGCCACCCGAAAACTTGTCACTGCTCCAGCGCCGCCTCCAGGATGCCGGGCCATGACCCCATCCTTGTCTGCTTCGCGTACCGCGGGCCTGCTCGCCGCGCTGATGCTCCTCGCTCCTGGCTGCAAGCGGGACACGCCGCCCGAGGCCAAGGGAGGCCCGGAGGCCGCCGCCGCCAAGCCGGTCTCGGGCGGGAAGATCGCCCTGATGCTCCCCGAGTCGAAGACCGCGCGCTACGAGAGCCATGACCGGCCGCACTTCGAGCGCAAGGTGAAGGAGCTCTGCCCCACCTGCGAGATCCTCTACAGCAACGCGGATCAGGACGCGGCCAAGCAGCAGAACCAGGCCGAGGCGGCGCTCACCAATGGCGCCCGGGTGCTGGTGTTGGACCCCGTGGACTCGGCCTCGGCGGCGGCCATCGTCGCGCGCGCACGTCAGTCCAAGGTGGCGGTGCTCAGCTACGAGCGCCTCATCCTCAACGCGGACGTGGACTACTACATCTCCTTCGACAACGAGCAGGTGGGCAAGCTCCAGGCCCAGGCGCTCGCGGACAAGCTCAAGGCCGATGGCAAGGGCGACGGGCAGATCGTGATGATCCACGGCTCGCCCACCGACAACAACGCGCGGCTGTACAAGTCCGGCTCACACGCGGTGATCGACCCGAGCGGCCTGAAGGTGGCCGCCGAGTACGACACGCCGGACTGGAGCCCGGACAAGGCACAGCAGCAGATGGAGCAGGCCCTCACGCGGCTGGGCAAGGACAAGATCGCGGGCGTGTACGCGGCCAATGACGGCACGGCGGGCGGCGCCATCGCGGCGATGAAGGCCGCGGGCCTCAAGCCCCTGCCCCCCGTCACCGGCCAGGACGCGGAGCTGGCCGCCATCCAGCGCATCCTCGCGGGCGACCAGTACATGACCGTCTACAAGGCCCTCAAGCTGGAGGGAGAGATCGCCGCCGAGGTGGCCGTGGCGCTCATGCGCGACGGCCGTCCTCCCGAGGGCCGGGTGAATGGCCAGGTGAACAACGGCATGAAGGACGTGCCCTCCATCCTGCTGCCCTCGCAGGTGGTGACGAAGGACAACGTGAAGAGCACCGTGGTGGCCGACGGCTTCTGGACGGTCGCGCAGATCTGCGAGGGCGACTACAAGGCCGCCTGCGCCGCCGCCGGCCTCTGAGAAACAGGCCCCGGCCGACACGCCCGGCTGGGGCCGCTTCCCCCAACCCTCTCGGGCTATTCGGGAGCGCATCACACAAGACATTCACTTCGCATCCGACTCCGAGGCGCCTCTGGGCAAGCCGCAGTGGAGGCAGCGCGACGTGAGTGGATTGCTGAACGTCCCTCTCAGCTCGAAGGACTGTCCGCAGCGGGGGCACGGCCAGTCCGCGTGCCTGAAGCGCGCGAACGCCGTTCCCAGCCCCCATGTCAGTGCAAGGACGAAAAGGGCCGTGTCCCCGAAACTCTTTCTCCGCGGGGGACTCAGGAAGCGGCCAATCACCACATCGACGAAGGCGTACCCGAGAAGTACACCGAGCGGGCCCCCTATCCAGCACAGGAGGAAGACCCGTCCACGCCGTCGTTGTTCCTTCCAGGCCTCTTCGTAGCGCATGCGTTCTCTCCGGGACGGGCGAGCCTATAGTGGTGCCCTTCGATAAGGGAGGTGCCGCATGCGTTCCTACGTGCTCGGTTTCCAGGAGGTCGACCGCACTCATCTCCGGGAGGTTGGAGGGAAAGGCGCGAGCCTGGGCGAGCTGTCCAGGCTGGAGGGCGTCGGCGTACCGGAGGGCTTCTGCGTATCGACCGAGGCCTTCAAGCGACACCTGGAGGAAGTGCCGTCGCTGGGCGAACGGCTCGAGCAGCTGTCACGGCTGAGCGTGGAAGACCGGGAGGGCCTCCGGGCGCTCAGCGCGGAGCTCCGCACGATCATCGAAAGCGCGCCCATCCCCGGGGACGTCCAGGACGCCATCACCCGCGCCCTTTCACGGCTGGGCGAGCACACCGCCTGCGCCGTCCGGTCCAGCGCGACGGCGGAGGATCTGCCAACGGCGTCCTTCGCGGGCCAGCAGGACACCTATCTGAATGTCATCGGCGCGTCGGCGGTCCTGGCGCACGTCCGCCGGTGCTGGGCCTCGCTCTTCACCGAGCGCGCGGTCGCCTACCGCCTCCGCCACGGCTTCGACCACCGCAAGGTCCACATGGCGGTCGTGGTGCAGAAGATGGTCCTCCCCCAGGCGGCCGGGGTCTTGTTCACGGCCGATCCCGTGACATCGAACCGGAAGGTGTCTTCCATCGACGCGGGCTTCGGTCTCGGGGAGGCGCTGGTCTCCGGCCGGGTGAACGCCGATGGCTACAAGGTCCGCGACGGCCAGGTCACCCAGAAGACGATCGCCACCAAGGCGCTGGCCACGTGGGCCCTGACGGGTGGCGGAACCCAGGAACGGGAACTCGAGCCCGAGCGGCGCGACAGCCCCGTGCTGACGGACGAGCAGATCGTGCGGCTCGAGCGCCTGGGTCGGCGGATCGAAGCGCACTTCGGTCAGCCCCAGGACATCGAGTGGTGTCTGGTCGACGACGCGTTCTTCATCGTCCAGAGTCGGCCCATCACGACCCTGTACCCCATCCCCGAGGTGGGTGAGCCGGGCAACCGCGTCTTCATCTCCGTGGGCCATCAGCAGATGATGACCGACCCCATGAAGCCCTTGGGGCTGTCCTTGTTCCAGTTGACCGCCGCGCGCCCCATGTACGCGGCGGGGGGACGGTTGTTCGTCGAGATCTCGAAGGAGCTGGCTTCACCGACGAGCCGGGGCGCCTTGTTGGATGCCATGGGCCGCTCCGATCCGCTCATCAAGGATGCCCTCGAGACCCTCATCGCGCGGGGCGATTTCATCGCACCGGCGCCCGCCCCAGCGAAGCCCGGGATGCCGCCCGGGAGTCCTCCCCCGCCTGTCGACGACGAGCCAGCGATCGTCGCCGAGTTGATCGCGCACAGTCGGGCGTCGATCGAAGCGCTGAAGCAAGACATCCAGACGAAATCCGGCACGGAGCTGATGGATTTCATCCTGGAGGACGTTCAGCACTTGAGGAAGAACCTGCTCGAACCTCGGATCTTCCGCGTGCTCCTGGCGGCCATGAACGCGTCCTCCTGGCTCAACGAGAAGATGCTGGCGTGGCTGGGTGAGAAGAACGCCGCGGACACGCTCTCGCAATCCGTGCCGAACAACATCACCTCGGAGATGGGGCTGGCGCTCCTGGACGTCGCGGACGCGATCCGGCCGCATCCGGAGGTGATCGCGTATCTGCGCGCCGCGAAGGACGAAGACTTCCTGGAGGGTCTGCTCCCCTTGGAGGGGGGACAGGTTGCCCACGATGCCCTCTCCGCCTTCCTCGACACGTTCGGCATGCGGTGCGTCGGGGAGATCGACGTGACGCGGACGCGGTGGCGCGAGAGCCCCACGACCCTCGTCCCCTTGATCCTCGGCAACATCAAGACCTTCGAGCCCGGGGCCAGCGGCCGGAAGTTCGAGCAGGGACGGCAGGAGGCCTTGAAGAAGGAGCAGGAGCTGCTCGCGCGATTGAAGGCGCTTCCGGATGGGCAGCCCAAAGCCGAGGAAGCGCACCGGATGATCCGTCGGCTCCGCGACTTCATCGGCTACCGGGAGTATCCGAAGTACGGCATCGTCAATCGCTACTTCCTCTACAAGCAGGCCCTGTGGAAGGAAGCCGAGCGGCTCGTCCAGGCCCACGTGCTCCAGGACCCGGAAGACATCGCCTACCTCACCCTCCAGGAGTTGCGCGAGGTGGTGCGCACGCATCAGTTGGATGGGCAGCGCATCCGAGATCGGAAGGACGCGCACGAACGCCACCGGAAGCTGACGCCCCCCCGGGTCCTCACGTCCGAGGGGGAGATCGTCGCGGGGGCTTACAAGCGAGCCAATCTCCCCGCCGGGGCCCTCGTCGGGCTCCCGGTCTCCACGGGCGTGGTGGAGGGCCGTGCGCGCGTCCTCCTGAACATGGCCGACGCGGAGCTGGCCGAGGGCGACATCCTGGTCACGCCCTTCACGGACCCCAGCTGGACACCCGTGTTCGTGTCCATCAAGGCGCTGGTGACCGAGGTGGGCGGACTGATGACCCATGGCGCGGTGATTGCCCGGGAGTACGGCTTGCCGGCCGTCGTCGGCGTGGAGCAGGCGACCCGGCGAATCCAGGACGGGCAGCGCATCCGCGTGCATGGAACGGACGGGTACGTGGAGCTTCTGTCCTAGCGGCGGGATGCTGCCATGGGGAGGGTCCGCAGACGCTCGCGCTCCTCGGGCGAGAGCGGATCCTCCCCGCGCAGGAAGCGCTCCAGGTGGCCCAGGGAGTCGACGCCGAAGAAGAGCTCCCCGTCCGCGAGGACCGTGGGAACGCCGAAGCCCCCCAGCGCGAGCAGTTCCTCGGTGTCGCGGCGCACCTGATCCTTCACGTCCGGCGTCCCCGCGGCGGCGAGCACCGCCGGGGCCTCCAGCCCCACCGCGTCCACGCAGGCGCCGACGCGCTCGGGCTCCTGGAGCCCTCCCCCGCCCGCCCACGCCGCCGAGAACAGCGCGGAGACGAGCCGCCTCCGCGCGTCCGACTCCCGGACCGCCGCCGTCACCCGGAGCGCGAGCAGCGGATTGAAGGGGTGCGCCGAGGGGAAGGCGAAGGGCACGCCGAGGTCATGGGCGAGCCGGTGGGTGTGCTTGTAGAGGTAGAACCGCTTGGCGGGCACCTCGGCCGGACCCACGGTGCCCAGGGCGTTGAGCACGCCCGCGAAGAGCACCGGCACGGCCTCCAGCGCGCGGCCATGACGCTCGGCCAGGGCGGGAAGCTGGGTCCAGGCGAGGTACGCGTACGGCGAGACGTAATCGAAGAAGAAGCGGAGGGGCGCGGGGCTCATCGGCTCCGCAGTCTATCAGGCGGGACGGCCTGGCTCAGGGCTCCGAGAACCCGCCGCGCACCCACTGGTTGGCGAAGTCCCGGGTGAACTTGAAGTTCGCCGCCACGCGATGCTTCGCCACCGTCGCGCCCGCATCGTCGATGGCCGACAGCAGCGCGTGGGGGTCGTACTCGTCCGGCACGAGCTCGAGCCGCACCTCGTACCAGAGGCCCTCCCAGGCGATGGAGAGCTTCTTGACCATGGACTGCTCGCGCTGCCGCGCCGAGCGGTCGAGGACCTCCGAGGCCGTCTTCACGAAGGTCGCGAACGCCGTCGCGTCGAAGGGCTTGGGGTTCTTCTTGTCCCGGCCCATCACCCACGGGCTGATCAGCACGGGCTCGGAGAGCCCCTGCTTGCGGATCTCCACGGCCCAGCCGTCGTCGTCCTCGTTCTTGATGACCCGGGCCGACCAGCCGTTCTTGCGCCAGAACGTGGGCTCCATCACCTCGGGTTCGGTGGGCGTGCGCTCGTCACTCATGGGCATTGGTCATACGTGGGGCGCGCGGCGAGGGCAAGCCGTCGGGCCGCACCCGCTTGCTCGACGCTCGACTCCGCCCCTGCGCTGTCAGGGGGAGCTGCTACGCTGCGCCGCCGCATGTCGCCCCCCGTCCCCCGCGAGGTGGCGCCCGCGAGCCGACTCGTCCCGCGCTCCCGGCTTGCCGAGCAGCGCTTTCCCTCCGAATCGGTCCACGAGATCGCGTCCCTGCTGGCGGGGCCGCGCTGACCCGGCGCATCCTGACTCCGGCCCGCGCTGGTGGACGCCCGCCGCGGGGCTGGCAGACACACAACCTCGGAGTCACCCGACATGACACACCTGCTTCGCTTCACCCTGCTGGGGTGGATGCTGTGGACCGCTTCACCCGCGCTCGCCGCTGCCTCGTGGGGCACGTTCCAGAAGGACCGCTGCACGGACTCGGGCCGGCGCCAACACTCGGCGCAGCTGATGAACGTGCCGAGCAACACCTCGTGGGAGAGCGCCTGTCAGGCCACGGGCGCCACCGTCTCGGGCTACACCTTCCTGCGCCCCACCCGCTGCGTGAACAAGGGCACCGCGGGCATGTGGGGCGAGTTCGAGGTGGTCGACACCACCTGCACCCCCGTGACGGAGTGCAGCTCGACCCTTCCCGCGGGCACCTTCACCAAGCCCAGCAACACCGGCGCCGTGAGCTGTGATGCCTTCTGCGCCAACCGGGACGCCGCCTGGGGACAGCGCGGCGCGTGCGTGAAGGGCCAGGTGACGAGCGGCCCCCACGCGGGCAGTTGCGTGTCCTGCGACGACGTGGCCGCCGACCAGGGCGACTTTGCCGTCACCTGCTACTGCAAGGCGCCCGCGAAGGGCTTCGCGGATCTGCACTCGCACCAGTTCGCGAACCTCGCCTTCGGGGGCAAGGCCTTCTTCGGCAAGGCGTACGGTCCCCTGTCCTCCGTGCTGCCCTGGTGTGACAGCGTCCACGGGCCCGGAGGCACCCGCGACTCCTTCGGCACCATCATGGCGACCCTGGGCTATGGCTCGGGCGGCGTGGGCCACAAGGTGGGCGGCTATCCCCAGTTCGATGGCTGGCCGCGCTGGAACAGCTACACGCACCAGTCCATGTACGAGGACTGGC includes:
- a CDS encoding sugar ABC transporter substrate-binding protein codes for the protein MTPSLSASRTAGLLAALMLLAPGCKRDTPPEAKGGPEAAAAKPVSGGKIALMLPESKTARYESHDRPHFERKVKELCPTCEILYSNADQDAAKQQNQAEAALTNGARVLVLDPVDSASAAAIVARARQSKVAVLSYERLILNADVDYYISFDNEQVGKLQAQALADKLKADGKGDGQIVMIHGSPTDNNARLYKSGSHAVIDPSGLKVAAEYDTPDWSPDKAQQQMEQALTRLGKDKIAGVYAANDGTAGGAIAAMKAAGLKPLPPVTGQDAELAAIQRILAGDQYMTVYKALKLEGEIAAEVAVALMRDGRPPEGRVNGQVNNGMKDVPSILLPSQVVTKDNVKSTVVADGFWTVAQICEGDYKAACAAAGL
- the rph gene encoding rifamycin-inactivating phosphotransferase: MRSYVLGFQEVDRTHLREVGGKGASLGELSRLEGVGVPEGFCVSTEAFKRHLEEVPSLGERLEQLSRLSVEDREGLRALSAELRTIIESAPIPGDVQDAITRALSRLGEHTACAVRSSATAEDLPTASFAGQQDTYLNVIGASAVLAHVRRCWASLFTERAVAYRLRHGFDHRKVHMAVVVQKMVLPQAAGVLFTADPVTSNRKVSSIDAGFGLGEALVSGRVNADGYKVRDGQVTQKTIATKALATWALTGGGTQERELEPERRDSPVLTDEQIVRLERLGRRIEAHFGQPQDIEWCLVDDAFFIVQSRPITTLYPIPEVGEPGNRVFISVGHQQMMTDPMKPLGLSLFQLTAARPMYAAGGRLFVEISKELASPTSRGALLDAMGRSDPLIKDALETLIARGDFIAPAPAPAKPGMPPGSPPPPVDDEPAIVAELIAHSRASIEALKQDIQTKSGTELMDFILEDVQHLRKNLLEPRIFRVLLAAMNASSWLNEKMLAWLGEKNAADTLSQSVPNNITSEMGLALLDVADAIRPHPEVIAYLRAAKDEDFLEGLLPLEGGQVAHDALSAFLDTFGMRCVGEIDVTRTRWRESPTTLVPLILGNIKTFEPGASGRKFEQGRQEALKKEQELLARLKALPDGQPKAEEAHRMIRRLRDFIGYREYPKYGIVNRYFLYKQALWKEAERLVQAHVLQDPEDIAYLTLQELREVVRTHQLDGQRIRDRKDAHERHRKLTPPRVLTSEGEIVAGAYKRANLPAGALVGLPVSTGVVEGRARVLLNMADAELAEGDILVTPFTDPSWTPVFVSIKALVTEVGGLMTHGAVIAREYGLPAVVGVEQATRRIQDGQRIRVHGTDGYVELLS
- a CDS encoding 2-hydroxychromene-2-carboxylate isomerase produces the protein MSPAPLRFFFDYVSPYAYLAWTQLPALAERHGRALEAVPVLFAGVLNALGTVGPAEVPAKRFYLYKHTHRLAHDLGVPFAFPSAHPFNPLLALRVTAAVRESDARRRLVSALFSAAWAGGGGLQEPERVGACVDAVGLEAPAVLAAAGTPDVKDQVRRDTEELLALGGFGVPTVLADGELFFGVDSLGHLERFLRGEDPLSPEERERLRTLPMAASRR